From one Liolophura sinensis isolate JHLJ2023 chromosome 10, CUHK_Ljap_v2, whole genome shotgun sequence genomic stretch:
- the LOC135476475 gene encoding atrial natriuretic peptide receptor 1-like, with protein sequence MSITGFFFLLLLVPSAWFGEYKLGYLTGNRISNFQFQRNAASPFVAVEKVIQQGLLKGNTIKIIYRDDKFDRRLSMGYAMELYENPGVDGFIGVGSSVDVLTHSDDGSIGQGAISTGHRQSPTDFLTYNDGLLNSSSLPICLVLSQTGYLMAYWNLPVLSQAATDPALQDKSIYKTLIRLVPPFNKAGNVMTELAQYYKWKRVMIISRETGLCSYSSQSIFSHLSRMEVIIPAWITFPEPFSDIKEETMDDILNTILYKSRIVVFCGSAAEKEFFLVKLHQANLTTPDYVYIFPPYRPLDLPIEPWTDNSNPNKDILLEASRAVLQFSLFSLDEEEVEAFKDAHVIKMAEYWNYNMTAENKVTSNYATFLHDSTYLYALTLNKTLEAGQDPRNGTLFVETAKKMVFKGVSGLVAFDENGDRQPTCSLYYVKPDGNKFVLWAEAILSNPPGQRMEIKEDIIWRTEDGSVPRDTPECGFTGELCIEPEADTKILILTVVFVVLLAILGIICIVLYIRKIIMNQNIRQLLWRVNFSDISFVDMNKFQRSLASLRFGMTGSSSRLSRRGSSVGGSTSLTSTLDNFESGQIFTKVALYKGRLSSVKFVHAVNLRSREQDELSVMCQLKHDNVNPFIGACVDPKNPCTLTMYCEKGSLQDILENDNIQLDSIFKESLIFDLINGMLYLHNSALRSHGNLKSSNCVIDSRWVLKVTDFYPTGVVPKRNDNAGEYEIYRAKLWTAPEILRAHAHVCRGSPPGDVFSFSIILQEILYRALPYFMEDYSPREIVELVKSVRTTPFRPECPLRAEIKSDFIRLMKQCWDETPSARPPFAEIRKTLEKISERGRISIMDRIIQKLESYSSNLEDIVRDRTLALREEKAKTDSLLYQMLPSIVADKLKQGEYVSPKLYEEATVYFSDIVGFMEMAAESSPMEVVVLLNDLYEMLDNLSATFDVYKVETIGDSYMVVSGIPVKNGSRHVAEVADMSLRVLESAQTFVIRHRRGEIVQLRVGFHTGACCAGVVGLAMPRYCLFGDTVNTASRMESNGLALKIHISEQTYNALSKFKDYQMTKRGQIAIKGKGMLTTYWLDGKEGLDDKGKDHQIKTNLT encoded by the exons ATGAGCATAACAGGATTCTTCTTCTTACTACTTCTCGTACCATCTGCGTGGTTTGGGGAATACAAGTTAGGATACCTGACTGGAAACAGGATATCCAATTTTCAGTTTCAAAGAAATGCCGCATCACCCTTTGTGGCGGTGGAAAAGGTCATCCAGCAAGGCCTCCTCAAAGGGAATACCATAAA AATCATCTACAGAGATGACAAGTTTGACCGCCGTCTGTCGATGGGGTATGCCATGGAGCTGTATGAGAACCCCGGGGTGGACGGCTTTATTGGGGTTGGCTCTTCCGTGG ACGTCCTGACACATAGCGATGATGGAAGTATTGGACAGGGAGCCATCTCAACTGGTCACCGACAGTCCCCGACAGACTTCCTGACATACAATGATGGG CTCTTAAACTCTTCTTCTTTGCCAATTTGCCTAGTTCTCTCCCAGACCGGCTATCTCATGGCTTACTGGAACTTGCCGGTCCTTAGCCAAGCGGCCACAGATCCCGCTCTGCAGGACAAGTCCATCTACAAAACATTGATCCGCTTGGTACCACCCTTCAACAAGGCAGGGAATGTGATGACGGAACTGGCTCAGTACTACAAGTGGAAACGGGTGATGATTATCTCTAGGGAGACAGGGCTGTGTAGCTACTCCTCCCAGTCCATCTTCTCTCATCTATCCCGCATGGAGGTCATCATACCAGCCTGGATCACCTTCCCGGAACCCTTCAGCGATATCAAAGAGGAAACCATGGACGACATTCTGAATACTATCCTGTACAAAAGCAGAA TTGTTGTTTTCTGCGGAAGTGCAGCAGAAAAAGAATTCTTCTTGGTAAAACTCCATCAAGCAAACCTAACGACCCCAgattatgtgtatattttccCGCCCTACCGCCCCCTGGACTTGCCGATAGAACCATGGACAGATAACTCGAATCCAAATAAAGATATTCTGCTCGAAGCTAGCCGAGCCGTCTTGCAG TTTTCGTTATTTTCGCTGGATGAAGAGGAAGTTGAAGCTTTCAAAGACGCCCACGTGATTAAAATGGCAGAATACTGGAACTACAACATGACAGCGGAAAATAAG GTGACGTCAAATTACGCCACGTTTCTGCACGACTCGACGTACCTGTACGCGCTGACGCTGAACAAGACACTAGAGGCGGGACAGGACCCTAGGAACGGAACGCTATTTGTGGAGACGGCTAAGAAAATGGTCTTCAAAG GTGTTTCTGGGTTAGTGGCTTTTGACGAGAATGGTGACCGACAGCCCACCTGTTCTCTGTATTACGTGAAGCCTGACGGTAATAAATTTGTTCTGTGGGCAGAGGCCATCCTCAGTAACCCACCTGGACAG CGGATGGAAATCAAAGAGGACATTATCTGGCGGACTGAGGATGGCTCTGTACCACGTGACACCCCGGAGTGTGGATTTACTGGGGAACTCTGCATTGAACCGGAAG CTGACACTAAAATTCTGATCCTGACGGTGGTGTTCGTGGTATTACTGGCGATTCTGGGAATTATCTGTATCGTCTTGTACATAAG GAAAATAATCATGAATCAGAACATAAGACAGCTCTTATGGCGGGTGAATTTCTCTGACATCTCATTTGTGGACAtgaacaagtttcagagaagcCTG GCTAGTCTGAGATTTGGAATGACTGGATCATCAAGTCGCCTGTCTCGTCGAGGGTCCAGCGTAGGCGGTTCAACCTCACTCACATCAACACTGGATAACTTTGAAAGCGGTCAAATCTTCACCAAGGTGGCCCTCTACAAAGGCCGGCTTTCTTCGGTAAAATTTGTACACGCCGTGAATCTTCGATCCAGGGAACAGGATGAGCTGAGCGTT ATGTGTCAGCTGAAGCACGATAATGTGAACCCTTTTATTGGGGCCTGTGTGGACCCCAAGAACCCCTGTACGCTGACCATGTACTGTGAGAAAGGCAGTCTACAA GACATTCTGGAAAATGACAACATCCAGCTGGACAGTATATTTAAGGAATCGCTCATCTTTGACTTGATCAAT GGCATGCTTTACTTACACAACTCCGCCCTCCGTTCCCATGGCAACCTGAAAAGCTCCAACTGTGTGATTGACAGCCGCTGGGTTCTGAAAGTCACGGATTTCTACCCAACAGGAGTGGTGCCAAAGCGCAACGATAACGCGGGAGAGTACGAGATTTACAGAG CCAAACTGTGGACGGCGCCGGAAATACTCAGGGCGCACGCACACGTTTGCCGAGGCTCACCACCAGGGGACGTCTTCTCGTTCTCCATCATCCTCCAGGAGATCCTCTACAGAGCTTTACCCTATTTTATGGAGGATTATTCTCCCCGAG AAATCGTTGAACTTGTGAAATCGGTGAGGACAACGCCGTTCCGGCCCGAGTGTCCATTAAGGGCAGAAATTAAATCCGATTTCATCCGCCTGATGAAACAGTGCTGGGACGAAACCCCCTCCGCGAGACCCCCATTTGCCGAGATCAGAAAAACTCTGGAGAAAATCAGCGAGAGAGG AAGAATCAGTATTATGGACCGCATCATACAAAAACTGGAATCGTACTCCAGCAATCTGGAGGACATTGTACGTGACAGAACCTTGGCGCTGAGAGAAGAAAAAGCGAAAACGGACTCGCTGTTATACCAGATGCTTCCCTC AATTGTAGCGGACAAATTAAAACAGGGAGAGTATGTGTCGCCAAAATTGTATGAGGAAGCCACGGTTTACTTCTCCGACATCGTGGGATTCATGGAAATGGCGGCGGAGAGCTCGCCCATGGAAGTGGTGGTCCTCTTGAATGACCTCTACGAAATGCTCGATAACCTCTCAGCGACCTTTGACGTCTACAAG GTGGAGACGATCGGAGACTCGTACATGGTCGTCAGTGGGATTCCGGTGAAAAATGGCTCCCGACACGTGGCGGAAGTTGCCGACATGTCGCTTCGGGTGTTGGAATCGGCTCAGACGTTCGTTATCCGCCATCGCCGGGGAGAAATCGTACAGCTCCGTGTTGGCTTCCACACCGGTGCTTGCTGTGCAG GTGTGGTAGGACTGGCCATGCCTCGGTACTGTCTGTTCGGCGACACCGTCAACACGGCTTCCAGGATGGAATCCAACGGTCTTG CTTTAAAGATCCACATTAGTGAGCAAACCTACAATGCTTTGTCAAAGTTCAAAGATTATCAAATGACAAAGAGAGGTCAAATAGCGATCAAG GGGAAAGGAATGCTCACAACCTATTGGCTGGACGGAAAAGAGGGACTGGACGACAAAGGAAAGGatcatcaaattaaaacaaatcttaCGTAA